AGGCCCCGCCATCCTCGCCCACTCCCACCGGGGCCACGATCGGGATGAACCGAGACCCTTCGAGGTCCTTGAGGACATCGGGGTTGATGGCCTCGACCTCACCGACCCGTCCCAGGTCGATAATCTCCGGCGGGCCCGGCTCTTCCGTGGGCTTTGTCAAGGCAAGCTTCCGGGCCCGGATGAGCCCTTCGTCTTTGCCGCTGAGCCCAACGGCGTCGCCTCCGTAGGCGTTGATGCTCTCCACAATTGACTTGTTGACCTGGCCGACGAGCACCATCTCCACAACGTTCATCGTCTCGTCATCGGTCACCCGCAGCCCCTCGACGAAGCGGGGCTCCATACCTAGCTGCTCCATGACCTGGCCGATCTGAGGCCCTCCCCCGTGGACGACGATTGGGTAAATGCCGACCGCCTGAAGGAGGATGACATCCGTGGCGAAGGACTTCTTCAGCTCCTCTTCCACCATGGCGGCCCCACCGTACTTGATGACCATGGTTTTGCCGAAAAACCGGCGGAAGTAGGGAAGTGCCTCGACGAGGATGGCTGCCTTCTGGTGGGCTGATATGCCGGGCATGTCTCTCCCCTTCGACGCTAAAGGATGTAGCGGCTCAGGTCTTCGTCCTTGATTATGGCCTCCAGCTTCTTTCGCACATACGGGGCGTCGATGAGAATCTCCTCTCCCCGCCGCTCGGGGGCCTCGAAGGAGATCTCTTCGAAGAGCCGTTCCATGATGGTGTGGAGTCGGCGGGCTCCGATGTTCTCGGTGCGTGTGTTTACCAACTCAGCCATACTGGCGATCTCCTCCACGGCGTCCTCGGTGATCGTCGCCCGCACTCCCTCGGTTCCCATCAGTGCCATGTACTGCTTGGTCAGCGCGTTGGCGGGCTCGGTTAGAATGCGGATGAACTCGGCCTTATGGAGGCTCTCGAGCTCGACTCGAATTGGAAAGCGTCCCTGGAGTTCGGGCACCAGGTCGCTAGGCTTGGCCGAGTGGAAGGCCCCGGCGGCGATGAAGAGGATGTGGTCTGTCTTCACGGGGCCGTATTTCGTCATGACCGTGGAGCCTTCGACGATCGGAAGCAGATCCCGCTGCACACCCTCCCGGGAGACGTCAGGTCCGCCGTAGGTTCCCTCCCGGCCTGCAATTTTATCAATCTCGTCAAGGAAGATGATGCCTGATTGCTCGACCCGCTCCACGGCCTGGCGGGTGACCTTATCCATGTCGATGAGCTTATCCGCCTCTTCCTGTATGAGAATGTCCCGGGCCTCGGCCACCGTTACCATCCGGGCCTTCTTGCGTTGTGGCATGAAGCCGCTCAGCATATCTTTTATCTGGTGCTCCATATCTTCCATTCCGGAGCCGGCCAGTGCATGGATGAAGGGGCTCTGTGTCTCGGTCACTTCGACCTCCACCTCCCGCTCGTCCAGGTGGCCCTCTTTCAGCAATCGTCGGACTTTTTCACGGGTCGAGGACGGGGCCTGCTCGGCTGGTGGATCGGGCCCGACGCCCGTCTGTTGGGGAGGGGATATGGGAGTAGGCGGCAACAGCATGTCTAAGAGCCGCTCCTCGGCCCTCCGTACCGCATCGGGCTCGACGGCTTCGATCATCTCCTTGCGAACCATATTTCTGGAAAGCTCGGTTAAGTCCCTTATCATACTCTCGACGTCGCGGCCCACATAGCCTACCTCGGTGAACTTGCTAGCCTCAACCTTCGTAAACGGGCTCCGGGTAAGCCGCGCCAGGCGCCGGGCGATTTCGGTCTTGCCAACCCCGGTGGGCCCGATCATGATGATGTTCTTCGGCGCAACCTCTTCTCTAAGCTCCGGCTCAAGCTGCTGGCGTCGCCACCGGTTTCTAAGCGCAATGGCTACCGCCCGCTTGGCGTCGGCCTGGCCTATTATGTACTTGTCCAGCTCTTGGACAATCTGTCTCGGTGTGAGTTGATCCATCTTCCCTACTCCGCCTTCAGCTCCAGGAGGGTGACGCGATCGTTGGTGTAAACATCCAGGGTCGCAGCAACAGCCATAGCCTCTTCGACTATCGCCCGGGCCGGAAGGTTCGTGTTGGCGAGAAGCGCTCTTGCCGCGGCGGTGGCGTACGGTCCACCAGAGCCGATGCCGATGATCCCGTCGTCGGGCTCGATGACGTCCCCCGTCCCAGACAGCAGGAAGCTATTTTTCCTGTCGGCGACCGCCAAAAGGGCCTCCAGGCGCCTCAGCACCCGGTCGGTCCGCCACTCCTTGGCGAGCTCCACCGCCGCCCGCGGAAGGTTGCCCCGGAACTCCTCGAGCTTTGCCTCGAAGCGGCCCAGCAGGGCGAGGGCATCGGCCGCCGTCCCGGCGAACCCCACCAGGACGTTATCCCCGTACATGAGGCGCACCTTGCTGGCGCCGTGCTTCACGGCCGTCTGGCCGAAGGAGACCTGGCCGTCGCTGGCCATTGCGACCGCCCCGTCGCGGTGCATACAACAGATGGTAGTGGCGCGCATCACGCCGCCTTACTCCTTCCGGGCCCGGGGATGGGCCGAATCGTAGACCGCCATGATGCGGTCGGTGGAGACGTGTGTGTATTGCTGGGTTGTCGCCAAGGAGGCGTGGCCCAGCAGCTCCTGGATGACCCGGAGGTCCATGCCCGCATCGAGCAGGTGTGTGGCGAAAGCGTGCCGAAGCGTGTGGGGGCTCATGGCACGCGGAACACCGCTCACCCGGAGGTACTTATTTACGAGAAAAGCAACTCCACGTGAGGTGAGGCGCCCCCCCCTCTGGTTGACGAAGAGGGCATTCTCATCGCCGAGGCCCCTTCCGGCGAGGAGCGCCTTCCTGCCGGGCAGATAGCGCTCCACCGCTTGGCATGCCTCCCGACCTACGGGCACGATGCGCTCCTTACGCCCCTTGCCCACCACCTTAACGTAGCGGTGGGATAGGTTTATGTCCTCGACGTCGAGGGACACCAACTCGCTGAGGCGAAGTCCCGACGCGTAAAACAGCTCCAGCATGGCCACGTCCCGGACGAGAAACCCACTGCCGGCCCTGGGAGAGGCAAGGAGCCGGTCCACATCATCGTAGGTCACCACCGGGGGAAGCAGTTTCGGCTGCTTCGGGCTCGCCACTTCCAGGGCGGGATTGGTCTTAACCGCCCCCTCCCGCTTGCACCATCGGAAGAAGGTCCTCAGGACAGCAAGTTTGCGGCCCTGAGAGCTGGCTGCCCGGCCCTCGCGATAGAGCCACCCTAGATACGCCCTGACGACCCGAAGGTCAACGTCTCCCGGAGCGACCCCCGCCGCCTCGTCGGCCTCAACAAGGGGCGAGGAGACGCAGAAGGCGACGAACTGTCGCAAATCACTGCCGTAGGAACGTCGGGTATGGACCGATGCGTTTCGCTCCACCGCCAGGTAGCGGTCGAAGTCGGCGAGAAGCTCCTCCATACGGGCCCTCATCCCGGGCGAAGGCTGGCGCTAAAGCTTTACTCTACAACATTGTAGACTGTTTTCGAAGGCCCGTCAAGCAACTGTTCCGGAAGGTTTTAGCCACAGCCTCGGCCCTGGCGGCCACCGCCGCCCGGGCAGCCTTCTTTGGCCGAACGCGCTCGCTCAAAGGGGGGAAGAGGCCGAAGTTGATATTCATCGGCTGGAAGGTCTTGGGTGCTGCTCGGCTAAGGTAGCCCAGTATCGCCCCGAACGCCGTCTCGGGAGGGAAGACGGCCGGTGGGAGACCATCGTAGAGGCGGGCCGCATTGAGCCCCGCCACGAGCCCCGTGGCCGCGCTCTCCAGGTAGCCCTCCACCCCCGTCAGCTGGCCGGCGCAGAAGAGGTCGGGCCGGCGACGGAAAGCAAGCCCAGGGCCAAGGACCGCCGGCGCGTTGAGGTAGGTGTTGCGGTGGACCATCCCGTATCGGAGGAACTCGGCTTCGCCCAGGCCCGGGATGAGGCGAAATATGCGGGCCTGCTCGCCCCACTTGAGCTTCGTCTGAAAGCCAACCAGGTTGTAGGCGCTGCCGGGGGCGTCCTCGCGGCGAAGCTGGACGACGGCGTGGGGGGTGCGGCCGTCGCGGACGAGGCCGACGGGTTTCATGGGGCCGTAGCGCAGGGTCTCTCGACCCCGGCTCGCCATCTCCTCGATGGGCAGGCAGCCCTCGAAGAAGAGAGCCTCCTCGAAGGGGTGGGGGGCGTAGGTCTCCCCGCTCACAAGAGCCTCGTAAAAGTCGTCGTAGTCGGCTTCGGTGAGGGGGCAGTTGAGGTAGTCGTCCGTGCCACCCTTCCCGTAGCGGGAAGCGAAGTAGGCCACCTCGTAGTCGATGGACTCCCCGTCCACGATGGGGCTGATGGCGTCGTAGAAGTAGAGGAACTCGTCGCCCGTAAGCTCCGCCAGGGCCTCGCTCATAGCCTGCGATGTAAGCGGCCCGGTGGCGATGATAACCGGCCCCTCGGAGGGGAGCTCCCGGACCTCCTCGCGGTGAAGTGTGATGAGGGGATGGCCCACAACGGCCTCGGTCATTGTTTGAGCGAAGCGCTCCCGGTCGACGGCAAGCGCCTGACCGGCTGGGACGCGGGTTGCATCGGCCGCCGCCATGACAATTGAGCCCCAAAGCCTCATCTCCTCCTTAAGAATGCCCGGGGCACTGGTTGGCGAGGCGGATTTCAAGGAGTTGGAGCACACCAACTCGGCGAGCATGTCGGTTGTGTGAGCCGGGGTTGTCCGGGAAGGCCGCATTTCGTAGAGGGCCACTGGAACGCCCTGGCTCGCGGCCTGCCAGGCAGCCTCGCAGCCGGCGAGACCTCCACCGATAATACGAATTGGCTCCATCAGGCAACGGCTGAGTGCGGCTGGGTGTGGCCGCACCCCTTGGTCGGGCAGCGTGCGGAGGCCTGGCCGGACCGGTTGACCCTCTCGACAAGGTAGGGCGACCCGCAATGTGGGCACGCCTCGGGGATGGGACGTTGCCAGGCGGCGAATCGGCAATCAGGATAGTTACTGCACCCGTAGAAGAGCTTGCCACGGCGGGAGTGCCGCTCGATGAGCTCTCCGCCGCATCCCTCCTCAGGACAAGCCATCCCTATAGTCTTGGGCTTCACGTAGCGACACTCGGGGTAGGACGAGCAGGCGATGAAGGGGCCGAACCGGCCCTTGCGCACAGCCAGGGAGGCCCCACACTTGGGGCATGGGCCCTCGTCTGGCGCTATCTCTGGCCCGCCGCTTTCAGACGGTTTGGCGTCGAGGTCCCGAGTGTTCCGACAATCCGGGTAGTCCGAGCAAGCAAGGAATCGGCCGTACTTGCCCCATCGTTTCACCATGGGGCTTGAGCATTCCTCGCAGACTTCGTCGGTCGGCTCCACCTCTTCCTTGAGGTTTTTCATCTGGACTTCGGCCTTTTCCAGTCGCTCGGCGAAGGGCACGTAGAAGGCTTCCAGGATCTCGACCCAATCCTTTTTCCCCTCCTCAATTTCGTCCAGGGCCTCCTCCATGTTGGCTGTGAACTCCACGTCCAGCAGGTCGGGAAAGCTCTTCACCAACAGGTCGGTCACCGTGAGGCCAAGCTCCGTTGGCATGAAGCGGCGATTTTCCACCTCCACGTACTCTCGGTCCTTAATGATGCTGAGGATGGAGGCGTAGGTGCTGGGCCGCCCGATGCCCTTCTCCTCGAGGACCCGCACCAGGGACGCTTCTGAGTAGCGGGGAGGCGGCTGGGTGAAGTGCTGGTTTGGAGTGAGCTCGCGAAGGGTGAGCCGCTCTCCGGCCTCCAGGGGCGGAAGGGCCTTGTCGGCCTCCTCCTCGCCGTTGTCCCGCCCCTCGGTGTATATCTTGGTGAAGCCGGGGAACTTGACAGCACGGCCGGTGGCCCGAAAGCCAAGCTCGCGTGCGGTGATCTCGACGGTCGTCTGATCGAACACGGCCGGGGCCATCTGGCTTGAGACGAACCGCTGCCAGATGAGCTGGTAGAGGCGCCACTCGGGCTCGCCGATGAGACCGCGGAGCCGCTCAGGCGTCCGCTCCACATCGGTGGGGCGGATGGCCTCGTGCGCCTCCTGGGCCCTGCGACGGGCCTTGTAGACGGGCGGGCGGGCCGGCAGGTAGTTCTCGCCATAAGTTTGGGTGATGTAGGCGCGGGCGGCCGCTTGTGCCTCGGCGCTGACCCTGGGGGAATCGGTCCGCATATAGGTAATGAGGCCCACGGCCCCTTCCTCGCCTAGCTCGAGGCCCTCGTAGAGGCGCTGGGCCAAAGCCATAGTGCGGGCCGCTGAGAACCACAGCTTACGGGCGGCCTCCTGCTGGAGGGAGGCGGTGATGAAGGGTGCGACGGGATTGCGCCGCCGCTCCTTCTTCTCCACATTGGCCACCACGTAGTCGGCCCCCTCGAGGGCATCGAGAACCGCCCGGGCATCGGCCTCGGTGGCGAGCGCCGGCTTGTCCTCTCCAACCCTAACGAGCTTGGACGTGAAGGCGGGTGGCTTGGAGCCTTCGAGGGCGGCCTCGATCGTCCAGTACTCCTCGGTGACGAAGGCCCGTATCTCGCGCTCTCGGTCGCATACGAGCCGCAGGGCCACCGACTGGACTCGCCCTGCGGAGAGCCCCCTCTTGACTTTGTCCCAAAGCAACGGACTTATCTTGTAGCCCACGAGGCGGTCGAGGATTCGCCGGGCCTGCTGGGCGTTAACTTTGTCGAGGTCGATCTGGCCCGGATTGTCGAAGGCCTCCTTGACGGCCCTCGGGGTGATTTCGTTGAAGAGTACCCGGTGGATAGCCTGGGGGCCTTTGGTCTCTATCTCCTGTAAGACGTGCCAGGCGATGGCCTCGCCCTCCCGGTCCG
The nucleotide sequence above comes from Nitrospinota bacterium. Encoded proteins:
- the hslU gene encoding ATP-dependent protease ATPase subunit HslU; the protein is MDQLTPRQIVQELDKYIIGQADAKRAVAIALRNRWRRQQLEPELREEVAPKNIIMIGPTGVGKTEIARRLARLTRSPFTKVEASKFTEVGYVGRDVESMIRDLTELSRNMVRKEMIEAVEPDAVRRAEERLLDMLLPPTPISPPQQTGVGPDPPAEQAPSSTREKVRRLLKEGHLDEREVEVEVTETQSPFIHALAGSGMEDMEHQIKDMLSGFMPQRKKARMVTVAEARDILIQEEADKLIDMDKVTRQAVERVEQSGIIFLDEIDKIAGREGTYGGPDVSREGVQRDLLPIVEGSTVMTKYGPVKTDHILFIAAGAFHSAKPSDLVPELQGRFPIRVELESLHKAEFIRILTEPANALTKQYMALMGTEGVRATITEDAVEEIASMAELVNTRTENIGARRLHTIMERLFEEISFEAPERRGEEILIDAPYVRKKLEAIIKDEDLSRYIL
- a CDS encoding tyrosine recombinase XerC — translated: MEELLADFDRYLAVERNASVHTRRSYGSDLRQFVAFCVSSPLVEADEAAGVAPGDVDLRVVRAYLGWLYREGRAASSQGRKLAVLRTFFRWCKREGAVKTNPALEVASPKQPKLLPPVVTYDDVDRLLASPRAGSGFLVRDVAMLELFYASGLRLSELVSLDVEDINLSHRYVKVVGKGRKERIVPVGREACQAVERYLPGRKALLAGRGLGDENALFVNQRGGRLTSRGVAFLVNKYLRVSGVPRAMSPHTLRHAFATHLLDAGMDLRVIQELLGHASLATTQQYTHVSTDRIMAVYDSAHPRARKE
- the topA gene encoding type I DNA topoisomerase; the protein is MAKRLVIVESPAKARTLKRYLGKDYTVKASMGHVRDLPKSSLGVEVENAFKPHYQVIRGKGKALAELRKAAKGAEAVFLAPDPDREGEAIAWHVLQEIETKGPQAIHRVLFNEITPRAVKEAFDNPGQIDLDKVNAQQARRILDRLVGYKISPLLWDKVKRGLSAGRVQSVALRLVCDREREIRAFVTEEYWTIEAALEGSKPPAFTSKLVRVGEDKPALATEADARAVLDALEGADYVVANVEKKERRRNPVAPFITASLQQEAARKLWFSAARTMALAQRLYEGLELGEEGAVGLITYMRTDSPRVSAEAQAAARAYITQTYGENYLPARPPVYKARRRAQEAHEAIRPTDVERTPERLRGLIGEPEWRLYQLIWQRFVSSQMAPAVFDQTTVEITARELGFRATGRAVKFPGFTKIYTEGRDNGEEEADKALPPLEAGERLTLRELTPNQHFTQPPPRYSEASLVRVLEEKGIGRPSTYASILSIIKDREYVEVENRRFMPTELGLTVTDLLVKSFPDLLDVEFTANMEEALDEIEEGKKDWVEILEAFYVPFAERLEKAEVQMKNLKEEVEPTDEVCEECSSPMVKRWGKYGRFLACSDYPDCRNTRDLDAKPSESGGPEIAPDEGPCPKCGASLAVRKGRFGPFIACSSYPECRYVKPKTIGMACPEEGCGGELIERHSRRGKLFYGCSNYPDCRFAAWQRPIPEACPHCGSPYLVERVNRSGQASARCPTKGCGHTQPHSAVA
- the trmFO gene encoding methylenetetrahydrofolate--tRNA-(uracil(54)-C(5))-methyltransferase (FADH(2)-oxidizing) TrmFO, translating into MMEPIRIIGGGLAGCEAAWQAASQGVPVALYEMRPSRTTPAHTTDMLAELVCSNSLKSASPTSAPGILKEEMRLWGSIVMAAADATRVPAGQALAVDRERFAQTMTEAVVGHPLITLHREEVRELPSEGPVIIATGPLTSQAMSEALAELTGDEFLYFYDAISPIVDGESIDYEVAYFASRYGKGGTDDYLNCPLTEADYDDFYEALVSGETYAPHPFEEALFFEGCLPIEEMASRGRETLRYGPMKPVGLVRDGRTPHAVVQLRREDAPGSAYNLVGFQTKLKWGEQARIFRLIPGLGEAEFLRYGMVHRNTYLNAPAVLGPGLAFRRRPDLFCAGQLTGVEGYLESAATGLVAGLNAARLYDGLPPAVFPPETAFGAILGYLSRAAPKTFQPMNINFGLFPPLSERVRPKKAARAAVAARAEAVAKTFRNSCLTGLRKQSTML
- the argB gene encoding acetylglutamate kinase; this translates as MPGISAHQKAAILVEALPYFRRFFGKTMVIKYGGAAMVEEELKKSFATDVILLQAVGIYPIVVHGGGPQIGQVMEQLGMEPRFVEGLRVTDDETMNVVEMVLVGQVNKSIVESINAYGGDAVGLSGKDEGLIRARKLALTKPTEEPGPPEIIDLGRVGEVEAINPDVLKDLEGSRFIPIVAPVGVGEDGGAFNINADHVASTIAVALGAERFILLSDVEGILGRDDALLSTLTRAESERLIAEGVINTGMVPKVKACLDALEGGVPKTHIIDGRIPHSLVLELFTDAGIGTEILDKSPDQ
- the hslV gene encoding ATP-dependent protease subunit HslV encodes the protein MRATTICCMHRDGAVAMASDGQVSFGQTAVKHGASKVRLMYGDNVLVGFAGTAADALALLGRFEAKLEEFRGNLPRAAVELAKEWRTDRVLRRLEALLAVADRKNSFLLSGTGDVIEPDDGIIGIGSGGPYATAAARALLANTNLPARAIVEEAMAVAATLDVYTNDRVTLLELKAE